In a single window of the Clarias gariepinus isolate MV-2021 ecotype Netherlands chromosome 16, CGAR_prim_01v2, whole genome shotgun sequence genome:
- the LOC128544585 gene encoding zona pellucida sperm-binding protein 3-like isoform X2 produces MGFNYVGVSVVLLVAVGLSTAQVLTLGHFQVPGGFQPNAPGQASPQVSVGLPSQLMQSVSQIGSPVGAPLGLQLQTPLGSQQQQVLQHIVKNLTWRYPTPPKIPTPPTYVNPPGQGDSIPTQGVTARCNETAVHVEVSTSVFGSSTTLNVAALTLGGCAATGMDASSRFLIYEAPLYGCNSALTVTADELVYIFTLGVASAPISGTPILRNAGIGVFIECHYPRFHNVSSNALLPAWIPFASAQAAEELLVFSLRLMMDDWITERTSNQYYLGQLINIKASVMQFNHVPLRVLIDGCVATAVPDLAAVPRYSFIENHGCLIDTKITHSGSRFMPQTQANELGFQLEAFTFQQSNSSLVYIACVLRATAASAPADAEHKACSFFNNGWTAAYGPNQVCSCCDSSCGMRKGRDLSSEQGFQVEKEVHLGPVMILK; encoded by the exons ATGGGGTTCAACTACGTGGGAGTTAGTGTGGTGCTGCTAGTTGCAGTTGGATTATCAACAGCACAAGTGCTGACACTGGGGCATTTTCAAGTTCCTGGAGGATTTCAACCTAATGCACCAGGGCAGGCTTCACCTCAAGTGAGTGTTGGTTTACCTTCTCAATTAATGCAGAGTGTTTCCCAAATTGGAAGCCCTGTAGGAGCCCCACTTGGACTGCAGCTTCAAACTCCTCTGGGCTCTCAACAACAGCAAGTCTTGCAGCATATAGTGAAGAACCTGACTTGGCGTTATCCAACACCCCCAAAGATCCCCACTCCACCAACCTATGTGAACCCTCCAGGACAGGGTGATTCTATTCCTACCCAGGGTGTAACGGCAAGATGCAATGAGACTGCAGTGCATGTAGAAGTGAGCACAAGTGTGTTTGGAAGCAGTACAACCCTCAATGTTGCTGCGCTCACACTGGGAGGCTGTGCTGCCACAGGGATGGATGCTTCTTCTCGGTTCCTTATCTATGAAGCACCGTTGTATGGCTGCAACAGTGCTTTGACT GTGACTGCAGATGAGCTGGTCTATATCTTCACTCTTGGTGTTGCTTCAGCCCCAATAAGTGGTACTCCCATTCTGAGGAATGCTGGAATTGGTGTCTTCATTGAGTGTCACTATCCAAG ATTCCACAATGTGAGTAGCAATGCTCTCCTGCCTGCTTGGATCCCATTTGCGTCTGCCCAAGCTGCTGAGGAGCTTCTTGTTTTCTCCTTGAGGCTCATGATGG ATGACTGGATCACTGAAAGGACATCCAACCAGTACTACCTGGGTCAGCTTATAAACATTAAGGCATCAGTTATGCAGTTCAACCACGTGCCCCTGCGTGTCCTTATAGATGGCTGTGTGGCAACTGCAGTCCCTGACCTCGCTGCAGTCCCCAGATATTCCTTCATTGAAAACCATGG GTGCCTGATTGATACGAAGATTACACACTCTGGTTCCCGGTTCATGCCTCAAACTCAAGCAAATGAGCTAGGGTTTCAGCTGGAAGCCTTCACATTTCAACAATCGAACAGTAGCTTG GTCTACATTGCATGTGTTTTGAGGGCAACAGCTGCATCTGCCCCTGCTGATGCTGAGCACAAGGCTTGTTCTTTCTTTAACAATGG ATGGACTGCTGCATATGGTCCTAACCAGGTATGCAGTTGTTGTGACAGCAGCTGTGGCATGAGAAAGGGACGTGACCTGTCCTCAGAGCAAG GCTTCCAGGTGGAGAAGGAAGTTCACCTTGGTCCAGTTATGATTCTGAAGTAA
- the LOC128544585 gene encoding zona pellucida sperm-binding protein 3-like isoform X1, whose amino-acid sequence MGFNYVGVSVVLLVAVGLSTAQVLTLGHFQVPGGFQPNAPGQASPQVSVGLPSQLMQSVSQIGSPVGAPLGLQLQTPLGSQQQQVLQHIVKNLTWRYPTPPKIPTPPTYVNPPGQGDSIPTQGVTARCNETAVHVEVSTSVFGSSTTLNVAALTLGGCAATGMDASSRFLIYEAPLYGCNSALTVSLPLPHTFIFPFKLVRHLDLTCIFPFQVTADELVYIFTLGVASAPISGTPILRNAGIGVFIECHYPRFHNVSSNALLPAWIPFASAQAAEELLVFSLRLMMDDWITERTSNQYYLGQLINIKASVMQFNHVPLRVLIDGCVATAVPDLAAVPRYSFIENHGCLIDTKITHSGSRFMPQTQANELGFQLEAFTFQQSNSSLVYIACVLRATAASAPADAEHKACSFFNNGWTAAYGPNQVCSCCDSSCGMRKGRDLSSEQGFQVEKEVHLGPVMILK is encoded by the exons ATGGGGTTCAACTACGTGGGAGTTAGTGTGGTGCTGCTAGTTGCAGTTGGATTATCAACAGCACAAGTGCTGACACTGGGGCATTTTCAAGTTCCTGGAGGATTTCAACCTAATGCACCAGGGCAGGCTTCACCTCAAGTGAGTGTTGGTTTACCTTCTCAATTAATGCAGAGTGTTTCCCAAATTGGAAGCCCTGTAGGAGCCCCACTTGGACTGCAGCTTCAAACTCCTCTGGGCTCTCAACAACAGCAAGTCTTGCAGCATATAGTGAAGAACCTGACTTGGCGTTATCCAACACCCCCAAAGATCCCCACTCCACCAACCTATGTGAACCCTCCAGGACAGGGTGATTCTATTCCTACCCAGGGTGTAACGGCAAGATGCAATGAGACTGCAGTGCATGTAGAAGTGAGCACAAGTGTGTTTGGAAGCAGTACAACCCTCAATGTTGCTGCGCTCACACTGGGAGGCTGTGCTGCCACAGGGATGGATGCTTCTTCTCGGTTCCTTATCTATGAAGCACCGTTGTATGGCTGCAACAGTGCTTTGACTGTAAGCCTCCCACTGCCACAtacctttatttttccttttaagcTTGTTAGACACTTGGATTTAACTTGTATTTTTCCCTTTCAGGTGACTGCAGATGAGCTGGTCTATATCTTCACTCTTGGTGTTGCTTCAGCCCCAATAAGTGGTACTCCCATTCTGAGGAATGCTGGAATTGGTGTCTTCATTGAGTGTCACTATCCAAG ATTCCACAATGTGAGTAGCAATGCTCTCCTGCCTGCTTGGATCCCATTTGCGTCTGCCCAAGCTGCTGAGGAGCTTCTTGTTTTCTCCTTGAGGCTCATGATGG ATGACTGGATCACTGAAAGGACATCCAACCAGTACTACCTGGGTCAGCTTATAAACATTAAGGCATCAGTTATGCAGTTCAACCACGTGCCCCTGCGTGTCCTTATAGATGGCTGTGTGGCAACTGCAGTCCCTGACCTCGCTGCAGTCCCCAGATATTCCTTCATTGAAAACCATGG GTGCCTGATTGATACGAAGATTACACACTCTGGTTCCCGGTTCATGCCTCAAACTCAAGCAAATGAGCTAGGGTTTCAGCTGGAAGCCTTCACATTTCAACAATCGAACAGTAGCTTG GTCTACATTGCATGTGTTTTGAGGGCAACAGCTGCATCTGCCCCTGCTGATGCTGAGCACAAGGCTTGTTCTTTCTTTAACAATGG ATGGACTGCTGCATATGGTCCTAACCAGGTATGCAGTTGTTGTGACAGCAGCTGTGGCATGAGAAAGGGACGTGACCTGTCCTCAGAGCAAG GCTTCCAGGTGGAGAAGGAAGTTCACCTTGGTCCAGTTATGATTCTGAAGTAA